One stretch of Siphonobacter curvatus DNA includes these proteins:
- a CDS encoding DEAD/DEAH box helicase, with protein MKFEEYSIAPEIKKSLVKLGFKRPTDIQFKSIPPILKGEDVLAIAQTGTGKTAAFAIPVLSMIHNRKQTKRSTGIKCIVMVPTRELAIQITEVFQQIGHHSKVKSFCTFGGVEQGPQIAKLEEGIDILVTTPGRMFDLTSQGYIHMNSVEILILDEADHMLDLGFIKDIQDLIKYLPKKRQTLFFSATINETIKKLAYSLVTNPIRIQISPKDPVSKNIDHAVAFVEMDDKRFFLERLINEHPESKLLVFVRTKVRAERVSKALERMSIASQTIHGGKEQTDRLSVLNDFRKGETKVLIATDVSARGIDIANVDYVVNYDLPEQAENYVHRVGRTGRGTQRGHAVSFCSTEEKPILKEIEAYLTKPIKVLNIDQLDYEATIDLGADSEKNTDWRSLIQEEEERLSKAKKKKKKQL; from the coding sequence TATCCAGTTTAAGTCCATTCCTCCCATACTAAAGGGCGAGGACGTGCTGGCCATTGCCCAGACCGGGACCGGAAAAACGGCGGCTTTTGCCATTCCGGTGCTGAGCATGATTCACAACCGGAAACAGACCAAACGCAGTACCGGCATCAAGTGTATTGTGATGGTACCCACCCGTGAGCTGGCCATCCAAATCACGGAGGTTTTCCAGCAAATTGGTCACCATTCCAAAGTAAAGTCGTTCTGTACCTTCGGTGGCGTGGAACAGGGACCCCAGATTGCCAAACTGGAAGAAGGCATCGACATTCTGGTAACGACACCGGGACGGATGTTTGATTTGACGAGCCAGGGGTACATTCATATGAATAGCGTAGAAATCCTGATTCTCGATGAAGCGGATCACATGCTGGACCTGGGCTTCATCAAGGATATTCAGGACCTGATCAAGTACCTGCCCAAAAAGCGGCAAACCCTGTTCTTCTCGGCCACGATCAACGAAACGATCAAAAAACTGGCGTACTCGCTGGTTACCAATCCCATTCGGATTCAGATTTCACCCAAAGATCCCGTTTCCAAGAATATTGACCATGCTGTGGCTTTCGTGGAAATGGACGATAAACGGTTTTTCCTGGAACGGCTCATTAACGAACATCCGGAAAGTAAACTGCTGGTTTTTGTCCGTACCAAAGTTCGGGCCGAACGCGTCAGTAAGGCTCTTGAACGGATGAGCATTGCCAGTCAGACCATTCACGGAGGAAAGGAACAAACGGATCGCTTGTCGGTACTCAATGATTTCAGGAAAGGTGAAACAAAAGTGCTGATTGCGACCGACGTAAGTGCCCGGGGAATTGATATTGCCAACGTAGACTACGTCGTCAATTACGACCTTCCGGAACAGGCCGAAAACTACGTACACCGCGTGGGCCGTACGGGCCGGGGTACGCAGCGGGGTCACGCCGTATCGTTTTGTAGTACGGAGGAAAAGCCCATACTGAAAGAAATCGAAGCCTATTTGACCAAGCCCATCAAGGTTTTGAACATTGATCAGTTAGACTACGAAGCCACGATTGATCTGGGAGCCGATAGTGAAAAAAATACCGATTGGCGGAGCCTGATTCAGGAAGAGGAAGAACGACTTTCGAAAGCCAAGAAAAAGAAGAAAAAGCAGCTGTAG
- a CDS encoding NIPSNAP family protein, producing the protein MNRRKFVTSSVLAATAATLPAQASTQAETAFFELRVYELRGGNALDEYLKTALIPALNRQGVKTVGVFREMGKSEPPMVYVLIPYASMQAYGESASRLTKDSDFQKASENYRNLMPERASYARYKSSLMQGFSGFPQVVAPDTKQGRIFELRTYEGFSEDAVRRKIAMFNDAEIKVFNNVGLTPVFFGEVKIGDSLPCLTYMLTFKNMEERDANWKKFGSDPDWKRISGLPEYANTVSRIQRVFLEPTAYSQV; encoded by the coding sequence ATGAATCGCCGGAAATTTGTTACCTCCTCCGTACTTGCGGCCACGGCTGCTACCTTACCCGCTCAGGCTTCCACCCAGGCTGAAACGGCTTTTTTTGAACTTCGTGTCTATGAATTAAGGGGAGGAAATGCTCTGGACGAATATTTAAAGACGGCTCTGATTCCTGCTCTAAACCGGCAGGGCGTAAAAACCGTAGGCGTATTCCGCGAGATGGGAAAATCGGAACCTCCGATGGTGTATGTCTTGATTCCCTATGCTTCCATGCAGGCCTACGGCGAGTCAGCCAGTCGATTGACCAAGGATTCGGATTTCCAGAAAGCCAGCGAGAACTACCGGAATCTCATGCCCGAACGAGCTTCGTACGCCCGGTATAAATCGTCGCTGATGCAGGGATTTTCGGGTTTCCCGCAGGTTGTAGCTCCGGATACCAAACAAGGTCGAATCTTTGAACTGCGTACCTACGAAGGGTTCAGTGAAGACGCCGTTCGCCGGAAAATTGCCATGTTCAACGACGCAGAAATCAAGGTATTCAACAACGTGGGCCTGACACCCGTTTTCTTCGGTGAAGTCAAGATAGGCGATTCTCTCCCCTGTCTGACGTACATGCTGACGTTCAAAAACATGGAAGAACGCGATGCCAACTGGAAAAAATTCGGCAGCGACCCCGACTGGAAACGCATTTCCGGACTCCCCGAATACGCGAATACCGTCTCCCGAATTCAGCGGGTATTCCTGGAACCTACGGCCTATTCTCAGGTTTAA
- a CDS encoding NAD(P)H-quinone oxidoreductase, whose translation MKAVVVTQAGNPDVLQVQDRPVPQPNETQVLIKVEAAGINRADLMMRQGKYGGETPPVLGLEIAGTIESCGPTVKQWKKGQRVCALIANGGYAEYALADARHCLPLPADLSMTEAAGLPETLFTVWSNVFQRMKILPGEILLVQGGTSGIGLTAIQMAKAFGVRVYATAGTDEKRAFACSWGADRCVNYRTQDFEAEFADTGVDAVLDYIGGEYTSKHLRLLKPEGRLCWLAGLDGVKTEINIMDVMSKRLQLTGSMLSPRTADFKAQLAADIEAKVWPLVQQGKIRTEVYRTFPLAEAAEAHRLMEKGEHIGKIILTV comes from the coding sequence ATGAAAGCAGTCGTCGTTACCCAAGCCGGCAATCCGGATGTATTGCAGGTGCAGGACCGTCCGGTACCGCAACCTAATGAAACCCAAGTACTCATTAAAGTAGAAGCGGCGGGAATTAACCGGGCCGATCTGATGATGCGGCAGGGAAAATACGGCGGCGAGACGCCCCCCGTACTGGGTCTGGAAATAGCAGGCACAATTGAATCCTGTGGCCCAACGGTCAAACAATGGAAAAAGGGGCAACGCGTCTGTGCCCTCATTGCAAATGGTGGCTACGCTGAGTACGCCCTGGCCGACGCCCGTCACTGTTTACCCCTACCGGCCGATCTATCGATGACCGAAGCAGCGGGCCTGCCCGAAACGCTTTTTACCGTTTGGAGTAATGTCTTTCAACGGATGAAAATATTACCGGGCGAAATTCTGCTCGTGCAGGGTGGCACCAGCGGAATTGGCCTCACGGCGATTCAAATGGCAAAAGCCTTTGGCGTACGCGTATACGCAACGGCAGGTACCGATGAAAAACGGGCTTTTGCGTGTTCCTGGGGAGCTGACCGCTGCGTGAATTACCGTACGCAGGATTTTGAAGCCGAGTTTGCGGATACGGGCGTAGATGCCGTTTTGGACTACATCGGTGGCGAGTATACTTCCAAACACTTACGTTTACTCAAACCCGAAGGTCGCCTGTGCTGGCTGGCCGGACTCGATGGCGTGAAAACGGAGATTAACATCATGGACGTAATGTCGAAGCGATTACAGCTAACGGGCAGTATGCTTTCACCCCGTACCGCTGATTTTAAAGCTCAGCTTGCGGCCGACATTGAAGCCAAAGTGTGGCCCCTCGTACAGCAGGGCAAAATACGTACGGAGGTCTACCGGACTTTCCCGCTGGCGGAAGCGGCCGAAGCTCACCGACTGATGGAAAAAGGCGAACACATCGGAAAGATTATTTTGACGGTATAA
- a CDS encoding DinB family protein — MAELREVWLRGPLPETPDLLQPVAHALLQAREEIQALTAQFPNVRLWERPSGVASPGFHLQHLTGVLDRLYTYARSEALTEAQLAYLAAEGLPNEQSVTDLVEQFNQQVDRALEQLRHTDVQTLTETRGVGRAQLPSTVLGLYVHSAEHTMRHLGQLLVTVRMLEG; from the coding sequence ATGGCTGAACTGCGTGAAGTCTGGCTCCGTGGCCCTTTACCCGAAACACCTGATTTGTTACAACCCGTGGCCCATGCCCTGCTGCAAGCACGGGAAGAAATTCAAGCTCTGACCGCTCAATTTCCGAACGTGCGACTGTGGGAACGACCCTCGGGCGTTGCCTCACCGGGTTTTCACCTCCAGCATCTGACGGGTGTACTTGATCGATTGTATACTTACGCCCGGAGCGAAGCACTTACAGAAGCACAGCTCGCGTACCTGGCGGCGGAAGGTTTGCCGAATGAGCAAAGCGTTACGGACTTAGTCGAGCAATTCAATCAACAGGTAGATCGGGCGTTGGAACAGCTCCGCCATACGGACGTGCAAACGCTCACCGAAACACGGGGCGTTGGTCGGGCCCAACTTCCTTCCACAGTACTGGGTTTGTACGTACATTCGGCGGAACACACCATGCGGCATTTAGGTCAGTTACTGGTAACGGTTCGAATGCTGGAAGGTTGA
- a CDS encoding YdeI/OmpD-associated family protein codes for MAPIDPIEYPTVIRSLDHLAGSYIPVPAAIVQQIGTFKIRLFCTINGTLTWPCGLVAHGQGDAYITINQERLRKLKLKPGSEVHVQLRPDESEFGLEMPEELQEVLRLDDEGQRRFRALIPGKQRFLIRTVLAVKNTQLRVERSLQLITRLKQAPEGKETFAQLSLR; via the coding sequence ATGGCCCCTATCGATCCGATTGAGTATCCTACTGTCATTCGTTCTCTCGATCATCTCGCGGGATCCTACATTCCTGTACCGGCTGCGATCGTACAGCAAATCGGCACGTTCAAGATTCGTCTTTTTTGTACGATCAATGGCACGCTTACCTGGCCCTGTGGATTGGTTGCTCACGGCCAGGGCGATGCCTATATTACGATTAATCAGGAACGACTTCGGAAACTGAAACTAAAACCCGGCAGCGAAGTACACGTGCAACTCAGGCCGGATGAAAGCGAATTCGGACTGGAAATGCCGGAGGAATTACAGGAAGTACTGCGTCTTGATGACGAAGGCCAACGACGTTTTCGGGCACTCATTCCGGGCAAACAACGCTTTCTGATTCGCACGGTACTCGCGGTAAAAAATACGCAGTTACGCGTGGAGCGATCCCTGCAATTGATTACCCGTTTGAAGCAGGCTCCCGAAGGTAAGGAAACGTTTGCCCAATTATCACTCCGCTAA
- a CDS encoding L-dopachrome tautomerase-related protein, with protein sequence MKKHVYTLAFVLCTTLGMAQSSKRTLEEAAQFGKYQPVGLAISQEGRTFVTFPKWSRDYKNALIEIKSDGTQVPYPNQVWNQEDSLHPQDHFVSLQALYVDADNTLWALDPANPSFGKSIPEGIKLLKVNLKTNAVERVYRFEDLPREKTGLNDVNVDTKRQLAFLSDPGRAAVVVLDLKTGKSRTVLEKHASTTADPAYKLTIDGIEVKDQSGKPFSSNVNGIALAGEYFYFRPITQTKLYRIPTAALADASLPKAELESKVEAVGEAGISHGMFADKTGNVYMGDSEKKTLYRFNAQNRTFETLVQDERLLWPDSFAIGPDGYLYVTAAQYQRAPKFNQGQNRVDYPYRLYRVKL encoded by the coding sequence ATGAAAAAACATGTGTACACCCTGGCCTTCGTTCTGTGTACGACGTTAGGCATGGCCCAATCCTCGAAGCGTACGCTGGAAGAAGCGGCTCAGTTTGGAAAATATCAACCCGTAGGACTAGCGATCTCGCAGGAAGGACGCACCTTCGTTACGTTTCCGAAATGGTCCAGGGATTATAAAAACGCCCTGATTGAAATCAAGTCGGATGGGACTCAGGTGCCGTACCCAAACCAGGTTTGGAATCAGGAAGATTCCCTGCATCCGCAGGATCATTTCGTGAGTTTGCAGGCCCTGTATGTGGACGCTGATAATACCCTTTGGGCTTTGGATCCGGCCAATCCAAGTTTCGGAAAATCCATTCCCGAAGGAATTAAACTGTTGAAAGTCAATTTGAAAACGAATGCCGTCGAACGCGTGTATCGTTTTGAAGACCTGCCCCGGGAGAAAACGGGACTAAATGATGTGAACGTAGATACCAAACGCCAGCTGGCGTTCTTATCGGACCCCGGACGGGCCGCCGTGGTGGTGCTGGATTTAAAAACGGGCAAGAGCCGGACAGTACTCGAAAAACATGCTTCTACAACGGCTGATCCTGCCTATAAACTTACGATTGATGGAATCGAAGTAAAGGATCAGTCGGGGAAACCGTTCAGTAGTAACGTGAATGGTATTGCTCTGGCGGGTGAATATTTCTATTTCCGACCGATTACTCAGACCAAACTTTACCGCATTCCAACAGCGGCTCTCGCCGACGCTTCGCTGCCGAAAGCAGAATTGGAGTCGAAAGTAGAAGCCGTCGGGGAAGCGGGCATTTCACACGGAATGTTCGCCGATAAAACCGGAAATGTGTACATGGGAGATTCGGAAAAGAAAACGCTGTATCGATTCAACGCCCAGAATCGTACGTTCGAAACGCTGGTACAGGACGAACGGCTGCTCTGGCCCGATAGCTTTGCGATTGGTCCGGATGGCTATTTGTACGTAACGGCGGCTCAGTACCAGCGGGCTCCTAAGTTCAACCAGGGACAAAATCGGGTGGATTATCCGTATCGTTTGTACCGGGTGAAATTGTAG
- a CDS encoding hypervirulence associated TUDOR domain-containing protein has translation MKKGDEVSWKWGNGKAHGTIESVHTETIERKIKGEAITRKGTKDNPALVIKQEDGDKVLKLASEVDKK, from the coding sequence ATGAAAAAAGGCGACGAAGTAAGCTGGAAGTGGGGAAATGGGAAGGCACATGGTACCATTGAATCGGTCCACACTGAAACCATTGAGCGAAAAATCAAAGGAGAAGCCATCACTCGCAAGGGTACGAAAGACAATCCGGCCCTGGTAATCAAGCAGGAAGACGGCGATAAAGTCTTGAAACTGGCTTCGGAAGTCGATAAAAAATAA
- a CDS encoding 2'-5' RNA ligase family protein, producing the protein MQTESDSLFPLIVTLKLEAPAQQYFDALREKYFPPDRNFLKAHLTLFHQLPPQEPIIENTLRELTQRTPLKLGVREVKMIGRGVAFAIESEPLKALHRQLQNEWAQWLIPQDQQRLWPHITVQNKVSPAEAKALQQELQQRFEPFEIEATGLVLWEYHQGPWQWVQEFLFEHPS; encoded by the coding sequence ATGCAAACCGAATCTGACTCCTTATTTCCACTGATTGTAACGTTAAAGCTGGAAGCCCCGGCTCAGCAGTACTTCGATGCCCTGCGGGAGAAATACTTTCCACCCGACCGAAACTTTCTGAAAGCTCACCTGACGCTATTTCATCAGTTACCGCCTCAGGAACCTATTATCGAAAATACATTACGGGAACTGACGCAACGAACACCCCTGAAACTGGGCGTACGGGAAGTAAAAATGATTGGGCGGGGAGTCGCCTTTGCTATCGAAAGCGAACCATTGAAAGCCCTGCATCGGCAGTTGCAGAACGAATGGGCCCAATGGCTGATTCCGCAGGATCAGCAACGGTTGTGGCCCCACATTACGGTTCAGAATAAGGTAAGTCCGGCCGAAGCCAAAGCCCTGCAACAGGAATTGCAGCAGCGTTTCGAGCCGTTTGAGATCGAAGCCACGGGGCTCGTATTGTGGGAATACCACCAGGGACCCTGGCAGTGGGTGCAAGAGTTTTTGTTTGAACATCCATCCTGA
- a CDS encoding 3-ketoacyl-ACP reductase, producing the protein MQSLQGKLALVTGAGKGIGRAIALALAAEGVNVALLARSNDSLKEVAAAVEAMGTKAYPVSADVADRNSVETAINQIQTTAGPIDILINNAGTASFGSFLELEPETWENIIQVNLMGVYYATRAVLPSMIENQSGDIINIASTAGQRGAARTSAYSASKFAVLGLTESLMQEVRKHNIRVTTLTPSTVATDMAVALNLTDGNPEKVMQAEDLAELVIAHLKLNRRVFVKEAGLWSTNP; encoded by the coding sequence ATGCAATCATTACAAGGGAAGCTGGCACTCGTCACCGGTGCTGGAAAAGGAATTGGCCGGGCCATTGCTCTGGCTCTGGCGGCCGAAGGCGTTAACGTCGCTCTGCTGGCCCGTTCAAACGACAGCCTGAAAGAAGTTGCCGCCGCCGTGGAAGCAATGGGTACAAAAGCGTATCCGGTGTCAGCTGACGTAGCCGACCGTAACTCCGTCGAAACAGCCATCAACCAGATTCAGACGACGGCCGGTCCCATCGACATCCTCATTAACAATGCGGGTACGGCCAGCTTCGGTAGCTTTCTGGAACTGGAACCCGAAACCTGGGAAAACATCATTCAGGTCAATCTGATGGGCGTATATTACGCCACCCGGGCCGTATTGCCCAGTATGATTGAAAACCAGTCCGGCGACATCATCAACATCGCTTCCACCGCTGGTCAACGCGGAGCCGCCCGTACCAGTGCCTACAGTGCTTCGAAATTTGCGGTACTGGGTCTGACGGAATCACTCATGCAAGAGGTTCGTAAACACAACATTCGGGTCACGACCCTAACGCCCAGTACCGTGGCTACGGATATGGCGGTGGCTCTGAACTTAACGGACGGAAACCCCGAGAAAGTCATGCAGGCCGAAGATTTGGCCGAATTGGTCATCGCTCATTTGAAGTTAAATCGTCGCGTATTTGTGAAAGAAGCGGGGCTGTGGTCTACGAACCCCTAA
- a CDS encoding methyltransferase domain-containing protein has translation MNSEAIDRARMPEGTAAVLDQRTLSSDYPTLLSLLQPGMRVLDVGCGTGTISKGIADVVGPEGSVVGIDSSEHLIERGKAYFAEITNLELLTENLFTYQPEQPFDLIVSARVLQWLSNPKEALSQFKTLLKPGGWVSILDYNHAQLEWSPVPPASMQVFYQAFLDWRADAGMDNEIADHLPELFSELDFREILILDSNEVYQRGQADFTAKLNLWTTVAETRGQQMVQNGWLTEEQRQQAITEYRSWVEQEAESMTMKLKEVRGRV, from the coding sequence ATGAATTCCGAAGCCATTGACCGTGCCCGGATGCCCGAAGGCACTGCCGCCGTACTCGACCAGCGAACCCTGTCCAGCGATTATCCTACGCTGCTGTCGCTCCTACAACCGGGTATGCGGGTACTCGATGTTGGCTGCGGAACGGGTACCATTTCCAAAGGCATCGCCGATGTGGTGGGACCCGAAGGTTCGGTTGTGGGCATTGATTCCAGCGAACATTTGATTGAACGGGGAAAAGCGTATTTCGCGGAAATCACGAACCTGGAATTACTTACGGAGAATCTATTTACCTACCAGCCCGAGCAACCGTTTGACCTGATTGTTTCGGCTCGGGTCCTGCAATGGCTGAGTAATCCGAAAGAGGCCTTGAGTCAGTTCAAAACGTTGCTGAAACCGGGCGGCTGGGTATCAATACTTGATTACAACCATGCTCAACTTGAGTGGTCGCCGGTACCACCCGCGAGTATGCAGGTTTTCTATCAGGCTTTTCTGGACTGGCGGGCGGACGCGGGTATGGATAACGAAATCGCGGACCACCTGCCGGAGTTATTCAGCGAATTAGATTTTCGGGAAATCCTTATATTGGATTCCAATGAAGTCTATCAGCGGGGACAAGCTGACTTTACCGCAAAACTCAACCTCTGGACGACCGTAGCCGAGACCCGTGGCCAACAAATGGTACAAAACGGCTGGCTTACGGAGGAACAACGCCAGCAGGCCATCACGGAATACCGGAGCTGGGTAGAGCAGGAAGCGGAGTCGATGACGATGAAGCTAAAGGAGGTGCGGGGGCGGGTATAG
- a CDS encoding S41 family peptidase, giving the protein MRKIFLSAIMVVAGLATTHGQGVYFTSYPSISPDAKTLVFTYENDLWKTDLTTGVSTRLTAMQGSETRARFSPDGKWLAFTGTQYGNADVYVMPAEGGEIRQLTFHDSYDLFDGWGWDSKTIYFESGAYNNGTAYTLSIDGGTPKRIFGHFFNRIHNIAEHPTTGELYFNDTWESDNQAYRKGYKGEFNPDIQSYNPKTKAYKRYTDYQGKDMWTTIDKSGQVYFVSDEANGEYNLYAFNGGKKTALTSFKESIKRPQVSANGQKVVFEKDYQLWIYDVASKKAQPVQLSISRNFTLPKAQDFIVQGNINFFDVSPDGKKMAFSSRGQLFVSDVEGKYIKQLSTSPTGRVLEVKWLSDNRTLVFNQTVNGYQNFFSIPADGNGSAKALTKDLRNNRNLFLNKDRTKAVYLSGRDEVRLLDLKSFDSKTIVKDEIWAFQNSSPMFSPNDEYVVFTAHRNFEQDILVHKLSDGKTYNLTNTGVTEEAPYWSPDGKYIYFASNRYKPSYPFGLADAHIYRMPLSKLEEPYRSDKFAELFKKEEKKDEKKETKPDSSKTSTKKTDAKKDQKEEKKDEKKKEEPKKIDPIVIDFDGLMDRLEQISPNFGTAVDPIVVQKDTKTFVLYQSDHDQGQPSWWKTTIEPFVPNKTEKIEGTRGASDFLQLDGKYYVIVGGNIHKLNLDANKVEKIDMKHTFRKNFEEEFRQMFEETWANVEENFYNETFHGADWKSLKPKYEAFVSRANNRTDFRTLMNDMLGELNSSHTGFSSYGPEESNFFATRTLTPGVIFEDENPYRVKAIVKNSPLDKTGKDVKPGDVLVKVNGQEVNPKQNRDFYFQQPSLDQEMELTFERNGKNVEVKVHPEYSGALVNQLYDEWIDQNQKYVDTKSKNRIGYVHMKNMGMDEYQKFVIDMTRDWNQKDALIVDLRYNTGGNVHDLVLNFLSQRPYLQWQYRGGARSPQPNFSPSGKPIVMLINEQSLSDAEMTSAGFKALKLGKLIGTETYRWIIFTSGKGLVDGSFYRLPSWGCYTLDGKNLEREGVQPDITVKQTFMDRLEGKEPQLDRAIEEILKDLK; this is encoded by the coding sequence ATGCGAAAAATTTTTCTCTCCGCCATTATGGTCGTAGCGGGCCTTGCCACTACGCACGGCCAGGGGGTGTACTTCACTTCCTACCCCAGTATTAGCCCGGATGCCAAAACACTCGTATTTACCTACGAAAACGACCTTTGGAAAACCGATCTGACGACGGGCGTTAGTACTCGTCTCACGGCTATGCAGGGCAGCGAAACTCGGGCCCGCTTCTCCCCCGATGGCAAATGGCTGGCCTTTACGGGTACGCAGTACGGCAACGCCGATGTGTACGTGATGCCCGCCGAGGGTGGTGAAATCCGGCAGTTGACCTTCCACGACAGTTACGATCTATTCGATGGCTGGGGCTGGGATTCGAAAACGATTTACTTCGAATCAGGAGCGTACAACAATGGTACGGCCTATACCCTTTCCATCGATGGCGGTACACCCAAACGCATCTTTGGGCACTTCTTCAACCGGATTCACAACATTGCTGAGCACCCGACTACGGGCGAGCTGTACTTCAACGATACCTGGGAAAGCGATAACCAAGCCTACCGCAAAGGGTACAAGGGTGAATTTAACCCTGATATCCAGTCCTACAATCCGAAAACCAAAGCATACAAGCGGTATACGGATTATCAGGGCAAGGATATGTGGACGACCATCGATAAATCGGGTCAGGTCTATTTTGTTTCGGATGAGGCCAACGGTGAATACAACCTGTACGCCTTTAACGGTGGCAAAAAGACGGCATTGACCTCGTTCAAGGAATCCATCAAGCGTCCTCAGGTCAGTGCCAATGGCCAGAAAGTGGTCTTTGAGAAAGATTACCAGCTTTGGATTTACGACGTCGCCAGCAAAAAAGCTCAGCCCGTCCAACTGTCCATTTCGCGGAATTTCACACTTCCCAAGGCTCAGGATTTCATCGTACAGGGCAATATCAATTTCTTCGATGTATCGCCCGATGGTAAGAAAATGGCGTTCTCTTCCCGGGGACAACTGTTCGTTTCCGACGTGGAAGGCAAGTACATCAAGCAACTCAGTACCAGTCCGACGGGTCGGGTGCTGGAAGTGAAATGGCTTTCCGACAACCGGACGCTGGTATTCAACCAGACCGTCAATGGTTACCAGAACTTTTTCAGCATCCCCGCCGATGGTAACGGCTCGGCGAAAGCCCTGACGAAAGACCTTCGGAATAACCGGAATCTCTTCCTGAATAAGGACCGTACGAAGGCCGTATATTTGAGCGGTCGCGACGAAGTTCGCTTACTGGATTTGAAGTCATTCGATTCGAAGACGATCGTGAAGGATGAAATCTGGGCGTTCCAGAACTCCTCACCCATGTTTTCGCCCAATGATGAGTACGTCGTATTCACGGCTCACCGTAATTTCGAACAAGACATTCTCGTCCACAAGCTCTCGGATGGTAAAACGTATAACCTGACCAACACGGGCGTTACGGAAGAAGCTCCGTACTGGTCGCCCGACGGCAAGTACATCTATTTTGCCAGCAATCGGTATAAACCTTCCTATCCCTTTGGTCTGGCCGACGCCCACATCTACCGGATGCCTTTGAGCAAGTTGGAAGAGCCGTATCGTTCCGACAAATTCGCCGAGCTGTTCAAAAAAGAAGAAAAGAAAGACGAGAAAAAGGAAACCAAGCCGGATTCGAGCAAAACCAGTACGAAAAAAACGGACGCCAAAAAGGATCAAAAAGAAGAGAAAAAGGACGAAAAGAAAAAAGAAGAACCCAAGAAGATTGATCCAATTGTGATTGACTTCGATGGTTTGATGGATCGACTGGAGCAGATCAGTCCGAATTTCGGTACAGCGGTGGATCCCATCGTTGTCCAAAAAGACACCAAAACGTTCGTCCTTTACCAGTCGGACCACGATCAGGGCCAACCCAGCTGGTGGAAAACGACGATTGAACCTTTCGTTCCGAACAAAACGGAAAAGATCGAAGGTACCCGTGGAGCTTCTGATTTTCTTCAACTCGATGGGAAGTATTACGTCATCGTGGGCGGAAACATTCACAAGCTGAATCTGGATGCCAATAAAGTCGAGAAAATCGACATGAAACATACCTTCCGGAAGAATTTCGAGGAGGAATTCCGCCAGATGTTCGAAGAAACCTGGGCCAACGTAGAAGAGAATTTCTACAACGAAACCTTCCACGGAGCCGACTGGAAATCCCTCAAGCCGAAATACGAGGCCTTTGTTTCGCGGGCCAATAACCGCACGGATTTCCGTACGCTGATGAACGATATGCTCGGCGAGTTGAATTCATCGCACACGGGTTTCAGTTCGTATGGTCCGGAAGAAAGTAACTTCTTCGCGACCCGTACGCTTACGCCCGGCGTGATCTTCGAGGATGAAAATCCGTACCGGGTGAAGGCTATTGTCAAGAACTCACCGCTCGATAAAACCGGAAAAGATGTGAAACCCGGTGATGTACTCGTGAAGGTGAACGGACAGGAGGTTAACCCCAAGCAAAACCGCGATTTCTACTTCCAACAACCTTCGCTGGATCAGGAAATGGAATTGACATTCGAACGAAACGGCAAAAACGTTGAAGTGAAAGTCCACCCTGAGTACTCAGGTGCATTGGTGAATCAGTTGTACGATGAATGGATCGATCAAAACCAGAAGTACGTGGACACCAAGAGCAAAAACCGGATCGGCTACGTACACATGAAAAACATGGGTATGGACGAATACCAGAAGTTTGTGATTGACATGACCCGCGACTGGAATCAGAAAGACGCTCTAATTGTGGATTTACGCTACAACACGGGCGGTAACGTTCACGATCTGGTGCTGAACTTCCTGAGTCAGCGTCCGTACCTGCAGTGGCAGTACCGGGGTGGTGCTCGCTCGCCACAGCCAAACTTTAGCCCCTCGGGCAAGCCCATTGTGATGCTGATTAACGAGCAGTCGCTGAGTGATGCCGAGATGACTTCTGCCGGATTTAAGGCTCTGAAATTAGGTAAGCTGATTGGTACAGAAACCTACCGCTGGATCATTTTTACCTCGGGTAAAGGCCTGGTGGATGGTTCCTTCTACCGTTTACCTTCCTGGGGTTGTTATACTCTCGACGGCAAGAATCTCGAACGCGAGGGTGTCCAGCCGGACATCACCGTCAAACAAACCTTTATGGATCGTCTGGAAGGGAAAGAACCTCAGCTCGACCGAGCCATTGAGGAGATTTTGAAAGATTTGAAGTAA